The Fusarium oxysporum f. sp. lycopersici 4287 supercont2.79 genomic scaffold, whole genome shotgun sequence DNA window TGTAAGTCATGTCCAACGATAGCCCAGAATGTAATTCAACCACTATCACTCGTTTTAGACATTTTAGATCCGTGTTGCGCATTTCTTCGTACTTTCCTTCCCATTCTCAGAGGTTTTCTAACTCTAGACCCAAACGTTGCTCGGTACGTACCGTTACAACCCTGCAAGTGGCTTGCCATTGCGGCCAATCCTATCAAGAATAACTGAACGTATGTCTCCACTATCCACTCTCAGCTAACCTTACTTCGAGCACCTGTGTCAGTACTCAATACTCTCAACAATTGCTCTTCTCGATGCCCGATTTTTTTCCATTTGTTCTCGACAATTGTCTATACAGCACTTAGCGTTGAGAATCATCGCACTGTTCTTCAACTAGATTCACTATTTGTAAAGGTCCTAGAAGACACAGAAAAGATACCAGCTAGAATCTAGCTTCCTTCGATCCTTACACCGATGGCGACCATATAATGTCAGTTTAAATAAAGGCCCAATAAATATTACTCTATATAGCCCAATGAAACCATGGTACCTCGCATCAGCCAGGTATTATAATGTCTAAATCGTGTTATCCTTTGTCAGTACGTCTATCCTACATTTTTTAGTGACTGATACCGAAGACCAATGGTATTGCGTTTAACTGAACGGTCGACCCACCGAACCAATAGAATATCGAATAACTGAACGTACAGACCCCACTCTACCCAACCCTGCCGATAAATTGACCAGGATGCTAGGGTTGGGAGTAAAGTCGCATCCAGTCTAAGAATAACGAGTCTGGAGATGCCATACAATATACAATGACCGTACAAAAATTACGACTACGCATCAAGGTTCATTAGAGTCACTCCTTTCCTTATTTAATACACGAGTCAAGACGTTTTCCCTAATTTCCTCTGCCTGCTAGCTTGGCGCTCAAGGTGACTCGTGATCAATCAAAACTCCTACAGGAAAGTCACGATATTTGCAGGACTGAAGAATTCATCGTTCAATATCTCTCAGCCCTCGGCCATGGCATAAATCGAGCGTCAGGTATCTCGTTTTACTTCATATCATTATGATTTCGATGTTTGACAGTGGAATATGAAAAACAATATCGAcaaatatcttattttattaaagaAATCACTTAGCTTATCAAGCCAAGGAAGGATAAAAGAAAAACCCCCCCCAACAAGAAAGGACATCAAACAAAGTATAACGTTATAAGTATCAGTAGTCATATTAATTTATCCTAAAATCATCGCTGATTTTTTATTTGTATTTGTTATAGACATTTAGAATTATTTACGACCATGTCTACCCTAGGTTCGTCCATGTACCGTAAATTTTCAGCTGGTTGTTTTCTCAAACGCTACACCCCTGCTAGTTTCTACCCTCTTAATCTCAAACTTCCTATCAGCACTCATTATACTGTGTAGATCAGCAACGTCACATaggaaaaagcaaagaaagcgTGAACTCGAAAGTAGGCCCTGCTGTTGCATATAGACGTGAGGTTCAAGTAAATAAACAAGTAAACAAGTAAACAAACACATCAAGTAGAGCATTCTATTATTCGTTATTTCTCTCCTTGTTCCACAAAGACAACTCTGTCAACGCGCGCTAGAATGGGTCGTCGTCCATTAACAGAAGGCCAAAAGGCAGAAAAGGCCGCTCGTAGGCGAGAACGAGAGCGACAGCAGCGTCTGGTAGCCCGCCAGGCTAAACAGATAGAAGATGCCGAGACCCATATAGTCAGCCAATCGTTCCCGGAAACAATCCTGGAGGATCCAGTTGTTTCAAGCATGTCTCTCCATCTTTCCATCCGTACTCTACGTGActttacttataattatCGATAGGTAATGATGGCCAGCCGTCTAGCCGAACCGACCCACTCCCAATTGACAGACAGCCGCCGTTGCACGCCACTCGCTCGCGTCGCCGAAGCCCACGTCTCGCTAGTGAACCGCCCTTGACGATTGACGAATCAATCATCTTAGCGGATGGGGCATTTCACAGACCGGATACAACCGCGCGACTGCGAGCACCCGTGCGACCGATTAGCGAACAAATACCTGCCGATACAATCTGTGTTGCGACGCCATACTCTGCAAACATAGGCTACCGGGAAGCAGCCGAAACTaacgaggatgaagagaccTCTGCAGCGGAAACCCCAGACTCTAGGACACCTTTGCAAAGTGAACAAATAGCTGCGACGCCCGTCAGCCGTTACGAGGTAGACCATATCGTATCACCCTGCTCGCAGACACGTCTCCGTGTCCAACGATACCGCGATCGACGGCATGCTACAAGATTACAACAAATCTTCCAAGAAGCTACAGAATGTCAAGATCTACCATTCACTCATGAGCTCTCTGCTTTGAGCCTTCGAGACGATGCGACACCGTCCTTGTCCCTGCCTGCTGATATACCGGACAACGAGCCCAGACCCTCGTCGGTGCCGGCACCTGAGTCTGAGCCGGAGTTTGATATCGAAACAAGCGTCCTACCCTTGTCATCTTCAGCCCTGTCTAATGTTAATCTCTTaacagaagacgaagaggataACAGGTCCGAGGCCTCCGTATTGGAGGATGATGCCGCATCACAACCGATGACACCATCGTTAACATCACCTAGCTCTAGTCGACACCATagctcctcatcatcatcccaaTCGAGAGGTAGCCTTCTTTTGTCGAGGTCGAACTCATCTGTGTGGTCGGATCTATCTGGATTACCCTCGGATGAGCCCGAGGATTTGATCCTTAGCGATTTCCTCCAGGCGATTTCCAACCAGGATACGGCTGGCGGTCCTGATTTCTTACGTGCACAAAGCGGCGTTTATGATCGTGTGCTCCGAAAATTCTTTAACCACCAGTGCAGCTGTAAGCCATAGAATCAACCGTCTCCCCTGAGGTTATAAAAACCCTGCTGACAAACATCTCAAATAGGCCCGAGTTCGCACGAGCGTGCCGAGCCGGAAAACACCCACACCCTCCAGGAACATACCGGTATGGTCTTCTTACTACTGGCGAGGCCATCGTGTTTCTCAAGGTTGACTTGGACGAACCTGAGACGCTGTACTATCACCTAGCAGAGCCTGGTCCGGAGGTGTCGGCACATCCAAACAACGTCCATATATGCACGGCTGTCGGTCAATATCTGGCGTTCACCCTTATGGCTCTCGGTTCGCCTGGAGAACGACGGGGGAATAGGCAGGAGGAACGTCTAAAAGCCatgaagaacttgaagacGTGGGCTGAGGACTTCGAATCGACATTGCGTTCTATCCCAGAAAATGAACGATCGGCGTCATCAGACTACTCACCTGGCCATGAACCTACCACCTACAAGGATGTCAATCGGTCGCCGGCCTTGCTTCGAAGGAGGACACGTCGAACAGCCGCGTGCCAGGCTGGCGAGGGGTCGTTGAGGAAGGACGACAGGCAGGAACCATCTGATGACGAGTCGGCGCCCAGGCCACCGGACACGCCTACGCCAAGCGGACGAAACACAAGACAAGGAACTAGGCGGAGCCAGCGACTAGCGTTACTGGCGTTACGGCCGcgcggaggaggaggcggcgaGCAGGGTCGGCAGTACTGTACGCAGAAATGTCTTGTCGGGATGGTCAAGGGTGGTTTTCTCGACCCAAAGTGCCCGAACGTGGCACTTCACGGCAAGAGCTGTGCTCCCGCCGCCCGCGCACGTCATCCTGTCGATCACAAGGAGTGGCTTCGCCTACTCTGGAAGCAGCTGAAACAGTCGCTCGACGACGGGATCAGGCCACTGGGGGAGGGTGGTGCGCGGGGTGTGGTTTTCCAAGTGACCCTACTTGCGCATGGCTACACCTTTGTCAGCAAGGGCACGGTGCGGGCTTTCATCAAAGATCTCGAGCACGAGGCTGCTGTCTACGAGCGTCTCAAACCAATCCAAGGCGTCCACGTGCCTGTTTTCCTGGGTGCCATTGACCTTGGATCGATGAACAAGACTTACTACTATGACCACCGGGCCTACGTAGTGCACATGACATTTCTGTCCTGGGGAGGCTGCAGCATCGACAGAGCACAGAGAATTGGCGACACGGACAGGCCGCTCGAAGACGAGGCCATTCGGTCGTTGAGAGCCATGCATCGAGAGGGCGTGGTCCACAAAGATGTGCGACTTGCAAACATGTTATTCAATCCTGAGACAAACAGGGTTATGGTGATCGACTTTGAACGGGCTTTGCTCCTCAAGCCGCCTCGGCGTCCGTTGGCGCAGCTGGTGCCAAACAAGCGAGCGTGGAAGTCGGAGACGATGATGGATGCCAAGAAGGTGACTGGCGATTCAAGCAGGCGAAGTCAGCCAAGTCAAAAGCTTTTCAGAGGATATTTGGTTGGCAAAGACGGCGTTCTTGGAGTGGAATGCTGACCGATGGGCACGCGTCGCGAGAGCGCCTTGCTAGCAAATCTACAGTCAATCACCCTGCACTTCTATTCATAAATCGTCATGGACCCCAAATTCCGAGGTTCTTCCCTGCCGCCGCGACAGTCGACTACGAGCTACAACTTGGTTACTGGAGATTGTGGACTGCGTCAGCAGATGTAGTGACGCGCGAGAGAATTCTGGTCGGTGGAAAAAGTTCGACAATAGATTGCCCCCGAACCCGCTGACGGGTGACGGGCTTGAGAAATACAGCACCTTTTGTGCCATTGGTATGCTGGATGGTGAAGGAAGCGGGGTTTCCCTGTACCTAgctagctcagcacgtctTTTGCTCCAGTAGGAGATCTGGCTTCGTTACAGCCACCCAGACgaaaaataaataaacaaacaaacaaataCCATGGTATTGAGATTTCTCCAAACCATACCAAGTCTTGGCGGTATTTACCATACCAATACCAACTCATACCAGACCATTCCGATCACTGTCATCAGACGTCAGTGTTTGCCTCTCATATCCTGTCTGGCATGTTCTAATCAGCCTCAGTAGTAACCAAGGGTCGTTTGATAAACCCCCCGTTACTCTAGATTCGATTAGCCCCACGCTCACTGCACCGCCTAAAGTCCACCTTGAACGTGACCTCGAGAGCTTGTGGATAAAGCGAATGAGAAAGGCAGCAGCCTCCTGGACCGTGGCGAAACGCTTATCAAGGATAAAGCGTCAACCATAGGCACGGCTTTTGATGGAACAGAAACCTTGATCTCGgggaagcttgatgaagtaAAGTCTCGAGTCTTGAGCGCTATGAGTGAGGTTGTGACACATATAAATGAACCTGGCGACGGGGGGCGCGACAGAGACAATAGTGCGGCTAGTCTAGACGTCCAGCGAAGCGTCGGCGCAGCTGCCGCTGTTCTATGCGCCATATTCATCGGTTTCATCGCCACTTAAGCTTAGTCACCACTGCTGTTGAGGCCTAACCAATTTTCTGTAACGATGTTGGAGCTCGCCTTCCTATGATTTAGGATATGTGGGCTCCTTATGTGAGCTTGCATGCCACCTCGTCGTTATAAAGGTCTACAATTCTGATTTAGGAGAGATTCATTGAGAACGAGACCACTATCAGTGTAATTAGCGTTCGAACCTGTATCCATGTATGTCTGTATGTATGCTAGAATAGAGCTATCGTATTATCAAGTCCCCAAGTACAGAAATTTCAACTAATCTAACGTATTGCTAGCCCCAACATCATATCAAGGATAGCTTGAGGATAACCACTTATGCCCAGGCGAAAGTATAGTAATTTGGCTCTTGATGTAGCGCTAGGGTTGTAGAATGTCACAGACCTAGCTATTCTGGACTTTACGCCTGATAATTATCTCTTTCGGCTCAGGCCGATGTAGTATTGGTATGCAGCGACTGTATGCCTATCAGTCTATCGGAGTCTAGGAGCCTTACTGTATTTAGTGCTTACATTACACAACACAATATGGCATGAATCAGGGTCGGCGCTTTTCAATAATTACTAAGTGATCACTATTTGGTGACTGATATTTTATTACCTGAACAACGTCGTAAGTACTAAAGTTACTTTTAACCGAGCTTTTCCGAGAGATATATCAGTGCTAGGTATACAGAGGGTTATATGTATTAGGCTTGGCATAGCGATCATTATAGGAATTACTGAAAAGTGCCAACCAGATTAAAGGGAGGATAAGGAGGTATAAGGTAAGTTCGTTGCACAAATGAGCCAAGCAAAAGTTGTACAAATCAAATCACAAACATTTCATGCTGACGACCGAGCATGACGAGGGTGAGCCGAGCTTATTGTCAGATATTGCCAATTAGAGACACAAAAGTCATCTGCATTCAAAATACGGGGTCGCACAGCAGAAGAGGCCACTCAATTGGTCTCAGCTGACTGCTGCAATCGGGAACTTGAGAAGAGCCCTGAAGTGGCACGGCGCCCGAAATGTTTGGTTGCTTTGCCTAGGCCTCGCGTCAGGCAGGACCTTTACTCCGGCCCCCGCTCACGGCATTAATTGTTTACCTTGCTAATCTGTTTCACAATATTCCGATTGGTTGACTTACGAAGGCGAGAGAGTAGGTAGTCGGATCCTATGTGGGATAATCACCACTTGGGCACGACGATTATTTCTGCCAATTAATCTTAAACAAGAACAAGTCCCGAGACTATTAAGCTTCCACTGGAAATTAATACGACAACAATATGCGTAAGTTTGATTCCTCAAAGGCAATAGTTATATGAAGTTATACTTTGCTGCTAACTACTGCCGCTGACTATTGGGAACCCACCCATATAATGCCGCACCTGCTTGCTCCTTATCCCCATC harbors:
- a CDS encoding uncharacterized protein (At least one base has a quality score < 10) — its product is MALGSPGERRGNRQEERLKAMKNLKTWAEDFESTLRSIPENERSASSDYSPGHEPTTYKDVNRSPALLRRRTRRTAACQAGEGSLRKDDRQEPSDDESAPRPPDTPTPSGRNTRQGTRRSQRLALLALRPRGGGGGEQGRQYCTQKCLVGMVKGGFLDPKCPNVALHGKSCAPAARARHPVDHKEWLRLLWKQLKQSLDDGIRPLGEGGARGVVFQVTLLAHGYTFVSKGTVRAFIKDLEHEAAVYERLKPIQGVHVPVFLGAIDLGSMNKTYYYDHRAYVVHMTFLSWGGCSIDRAQRIGDTDRPLEDEAIRSLRAMHREGVVHKDVRLANMLFNPETNRVMVIDFERALLLKPPRRPLAQLVPNKRAWKSETMMDAKKVTGDSSRRSQPSQKLFRGYLVGKDGVLGVEC